The following coding sequences lie in one Halarcobacter mediterraneus genomic window:
- a CDS encoding metal ABC transporter permease, which translates to MIEALQYDFIQNAILAGILVSLAAGIIGSLVVVNRITFLAGGIAHSAYGGIGLAVYLGLPILFGATVFAVITAIIIAIITLQNRNRIDSIIGIMWALGMAIGIILIDLTPGYNVDLMSYLFGSIIAVSQEDIIYLTILDIFIISCISLFYKQILAVSYDSEFASLRGISIKFFYTLILILAGLTVVAAIKVVGLILVIALLTIPTFIAEQFANKLSSMMMISSFFAILFTLGGLSLSYFYDISSGASIIMVGVLTLIIIKLIGKK; encoded by the coding sequence ATGATTGAAGCCTTACAATATGATTTTATACAAAATGCAATTCTTGCAGGAATATTAGTTTCACTTGCTGCAGGGATTATTGGTTCTTTAGTAGTTGTTAATAGAATTACTTTTTTAGCAGGGGGAATTGCACATAGTGCTTATGGAGGAATTGGTTTAGCTGTTTATTTAGGATTACCTATTCTTTTTGGAGCAACAGTTTTTGCAGTTATCACTGCAATTATTATTGCAATAATAACTTTACAAAACAGAAATAGAATTGATTCAATCATTGGAATAATGTGGGCCTTAGGTATGGCAATAGGAATAATTCTAATTGATCTAACACCAGGATATAATGTTGACTTAATGTCATATCTTTTTGGTTCGATTATAGCAGTATCTCAAGAAGATATTATTTATCTAACAATTTTAGATATCTTTATTATAAGTTGTATATCTTTATTTTATAAACAAATTTTAGCTGTTTCTTACGATAGTGAATTTGCTTCACTTAGAGGTATTTCTATAAAATTTTTTTACACTCTTATTTTAATTCTTGCAGGATTAACTGTTGTTGCAGCAATAAAAGTTGTTGGATTAATATTAGTCATAGCATTACTTACTATTCCCACTTTTATTGCAGAGCAATTTGCTAATAAACTTTCATCAATGATGATGATTAGTTCTTTTTTTGCAATACTTTTTACTCTAGGGGGACTAAGTCTATCATATTTTTATGATATTAGTTCAGGAGCAAGTATCATTATGGTTGGTGTTTTAACACTTATAATTATTAAACTTATTGGAAAAAAATGA
- a CDS encoding CvfB family protein, with translation MNTEIELGVINTLKISRVSEPGLYLTALNEEEVLLPNTYITKEMQIDSTLNVFIYTDSEDRLVATTLTPHGYKNDFVSLEVVDTAKFGAFLDMGLPKDLLVPKNKQKSNFEIGDKKVIQIVEDEKTHRLIGTEKFELLKLDYKFSQNEEVEIIPYIKTPLGFKVIVNNKYPGLIYHNEIFEKIQIGDKKRAYVKLIREDGKIDISLQKIGAKKSDDNSQKVLSILKQKDGEVNFTYKSDAEDIKNTFHMSKKAFKSSLTKLLKDKKILLTETSIKAI, from the coding sequence ATGAATACAGAAATAGAATTAGGTGTAATTAATACCCTTAAAATATCGAGAGTTAGTGAACCAGGACTTTATTTAACTGCTTTAAATGAAGAAGAAGTTTTATTACCAAATACATATATAACAAAAGAAATGCAAATCGATTCTACTTTAAATGTATTTATTTATACTGATAGTGAAGATAGGCTAGTAGCTACAACATTAACTCCACATGGATATAAAAATGATTTTGTCTCTTTAGAAGTAGTTGATACTGCAAAGTTTGGTGCTTTTTTAGATATGGGTCTTCCAAAAGATTTATTAGTTCCTAAAAATAAACAAAAATCTAACTTCGAGATAGGAGATAAAAAAGTAATTCAAATTGTAGAAGATGAAAAAACACATAGACTCATAGGAACAGAAAAGTTTGAGCTTCTAAAACTTGATTATAAATTTTCACAAAATGAAGAAGTAGAAATTATTCCATATATAAAAACACCTTTAGGTTTTAAAGTTATTGTAAATAACAAATATCCAGGACTTATTTATCATAATGAAATTTTCGAGAAAATACAAATTGGAGATAAAAAAAGAGCTTATGTTAAACTTATCAGAGAAGATGGAAAAATTGATATCTCTTTACAAAAAATTGGTGCAAAAAAAAGTGATGATAATTCACAAAAAGTTTTAAGTATATTAAAACAAAAAGATGGTGAAGTAAATTTTACATATAAAAGTGATGCTGAAGATATAAAAAATACTTTTCATATGAGTAAAAAAGCTTTTAAATCTTCTTTAACGAAACTACTTAAAGATAAAAAAATTCTTCTAACTGAAACTTCAATAAAAGCTATATAA
- the amrB gene encoding AmmeMemoRadiSam system protein B has translation MDIRKTVVSGSFYPDTKEEIKRYIEHFNSNFTLENELDMDIKALIVPHAGYIYSGFTSNLAYNIAARQNFENIIVIGPSHRHYLKGASIASYSEYETPLGNIKINIELVNKLKTDFDFLCFDEDAHFEHSTETQAPFIKNYFPNSKIIEIVYGELNFKELSFLIDKLINEGKNLIVISTDLSHFYPLKEANVLDNNCIRAITTNSIENLNKGCEACGGIGIKAIINTSIKNHLTNKFLHYCTSYDISKDDKKVVGYTSFLIGKKLN, from the coding sequence AGAAAAACAGTTGTAAGTGGAAGTTTTTATCCAGATACAAAAGAGGAAATAAAAAGATATATTGAACACTTCAACTCTAACTTTACACTTGAAAATGAACTTGATATGGATATTAAAGCTTTAATAGTTCCTCATGCAGGATACATTTATAGTGGTTTTACTTCAAATTTAGCCTATAATATTGCAGCAAGACAAAACTTTGAAAATATTATTGTAATAGGTCCCTCACATAGACACTATTTAAAAGGAGCATCAATTGCATCTTATAGTGAATATGAAACTCCCTTAGGAAATATCAAGATAAATATTGAACTAGTAAATAAACTTAAAACAGACTTTGACTTTTTATGCTTTGATGAAGATGCACATTTTGAACACTCAACAGAGACTCAAGCTCCTTTTATAAAAAATTACTTTCCTAATTCTAAAATCATAGAAATAGTATATGGAGAGCTTAATTTTAAAGAGTTGTCATTCTTAATTGATAAATTAATAAATGAAGGGAAAAACCTAATAGTAATAAGCACAGATTTAAGTCATTTCTATCCTTTAAAAGAAGCAAATGTTTTAGATAATAACTGTATACGAGCAATTACTACAAATAGTATAGAAAATTTAAATAAAGGTTGTGAAGCTTGTGGAGGAATAGGTATAAAAGCAATTATTAATACCTCAATTAAAAATCATCTTACAAATAAATTTCTTCATTATTGTACAAGTTACGATATAAGTAAAGATGATAAAAAAGTTGTAGGATATACTTCGTTTCTTATAGGTAAAAAGTTAAATTGA
- a CDS encoding metal ABC transporter ATP-binding protein has protein sequence MNNIIEIENLFFSYDKQYILEDINLNISNDDFLAIIGPNGGGKSTLLKLILNILNFNKGKIKKHLKKDEIGYVPQNTNLNIDFPITALEVVLMGHISKKKKLFGYSKEDISCAMQSLKQVSMESFANKKIGDLSGGERQRVFIARALCSNPKLMLLDEPTASIDVKGQNEIYELLKDLNKSISIVVVSHDISVLLNYAKNVAHVNKKLVYHHLENIEKEYNPTEEHLCEVELLSALGKKQVSCNSLHK, from the coding sequence ATGAATAATATTATTGAAATTGAAAATCTATTTTTTTCTTATGATAAACAATATATACTAGAAGATATAAATCTAAATATTTCAAATGATGACTTTCTAGCAATAATTGGACCAAATGGTGGAGGAAAATCAACATTATTGAAATTAATTTTAAATATTTTAAATTTCAATAAAGGAAAAATAAAAAAGCACCTTAAAAAAGATGAAATAGGTTATGTTCCACAAAACACTAACTTAAATATAGATTTTCCAATTACTGCTTTAGAAGTTGTATTAATGGGCCATATAAGTAAAAAAAAGAAATTATTCGGTTATAGTAAAGAGGATATCTCTTGTGCAATGCAATCCCTTAAACAAGTTAGCATGGAGAGTTTTGCAAATAAAAAAATTGGTGATTTAAGTGGAGGAGAGAGACAAAGAGTATTTATTGCACGTGCACTTTGTTCAAATCCTAAACTTATGCTCCTTGATGAGCCTACTGCAAGTATTGATGTAAAAGGACAAAATGAAATCTATGAATTACTTAAAGATTTAAATAAATCAATTTCAATCGTAGTAGTAAGTCATGATATTTCTGTCTTATTAAATTATGCAAAAAATGTTGCACATGTTAATAAAAAACTTGTTTATCATCATTTAGAAAATATTGAAAAAGAATATAATCCAACAGAAGAACATTTATGTGAAGTTGAACTACTCTCTGCTTTAGGTAAGAAACAAGTTTCATGTAACTCTTTACATAAATAA